CGACGACGACCGCTACTTCGGCGACAGCTTCCAGTTCATGCCCGCCGACGGCTACACCCGCATGTTCGAGCGGCTGCTGGACCATCCGGCCATCACCGTGCGCACCGGCGTCGACTTCACTGAGGTCCGCCCGCAGTTCGAGGGCTCGCACCTCATCTACACCGGCCCGATCGATGCCTACTTCGATCACTGCTACGGCCCGCTGCCCTATCGCAGCCTGCGCTTCGATCACCAGCACCTGCCGGACACGGCGCAGTTCCAGCCGGTGGGCACGGTGAACTATCCGAACGATCACGACTACACCCGCATCACCGAATTCAAGCACCTGACCGGCGAGACCCACACCGGCACCTCGATCGTTCGGGAGTACCCGCAGGCCGAGGGCGATCCCTACTACCCGGTGCCGCGGCCCGAGAACGAGGCGCTCTACAAGCGCTATGCCGAGCTGGCGGAGACCGCCACGGGCGTGACCTTCGTCGGTCGGCTGGCGCAGTACCGCTACTACAACATGGACCAGATCGTCGCCGCCGCGCTGAAGACCGCGCAAGACCTGCTGGACGCGCACGCGGCATGACGCTCCCGGATCCCCGCGCAGGGGCGACGCGGCACGCCGATGCCGAAGCCACCGCCGTGGCGTCAACTCCCGCGCCAGCTCCGGTATCTGCGCCTGTTGCTGATCCAGTTTCTGCTTCTGTTGTTGCTTCTGTCCCCATGACCGCTCCCGCGTCCCACGGTGCCCGCTCGACGGCGACATCGCCTGCACTGCATGCCAACTTCCCTGAAGCCGACCCGCCTGCCCCCGTGCGCCGCCCGGTGGTGCTGGTGTCCTGGGACGGCCAGAGCCAGCCGCTGGGCCTGGTGCACCTGAACGCCACGCCCGAGTTTGATTGGCTGCTGTTCGACTACACCGGTCGACAGGCCACTGGCCCGCGCCAGTGGCGCGGCCAGTCGATCACCGTGCTGGCGGCCGCCACCGAGTGCAAGGGCGAGATCTATCACCACCTGGCCGAGCACCTCATCCTCGAGCAGGCCGAGGGCGCCGCCACGCCCGAATACGTCGCCCTGATCGACGACGACATCCTCATCTCCGTCAGCCAGCTCAACACCGCCCTGCATCTGGGTCGCGCTGAACGGCTCGATGTGTTCTCGCCCTCGCTGAGCCATGACAGCCCGTTCTCGCATCAGTGGATGCGTCATCAGCCCAACCGCATCTACCGCGAGGTCGACTGGGTCGAGGTGATGATGCCGTTCTATCGCGGCGCGCTCTTCCTGGCCGGGCGGGACTACTACCGGGACAACATCTCCTCCTGGGGCGTGGACCGCTTCCTGATGCCCACGCTGCAGCAGCTCGCCGGCCAGACCCGCACCGCCTTGCTGGATGCGGTGATGGCCAGCCACCGCCGGCCGGTGACCAGCGGCGGCAAGGTCTATCGCAATGGCCGTACCGCCTGGCAGGAGCGGCAGGTCCTGCGGCAGGCCAGCCTGGATCTGATCGATCGCCAGCAGCCGGCCCTGCGGGACACGGCCTGGTTTCATCGCCTGTTCATCGCCCGCGAAACGCCCAACAAATGGAAGCGCGTGAAGCGGCGCCTGGCGCGCTCGGTGGCTCGCTGGCTGGACGATTGGTCCTGACAGCTGTGGGCCCGCACACACGACCCACGCTCCGTTCGCTCGATCCGGCACAATCGCTGTCCTCCCCAGATCCGGCGCCGCAAGGCGCCGACGCCGTTGCCACTCATGACCGCTTCCGATCCCCGAAGGGCTGAACCCGAACCCCTGGGGCCGACCGCTCGCCGGCTGTGGCCCTTTCTCAAGCCGCATCAATGGGGCCTGGCACTGACGTTCCTGGCCTACCTGATGGTGGCGCTGACCGAGCCCCTCATTCCCCAGATCCTGGCCTACGCCCTGGGTGAGGGCTTCAGTCCCAAGTCCGGTGGCGGCAGCAGCAGCGGCTTGCCGTCGGTGAACCTGGACATCCAGTACAGCTTCCCGATCTGGATGGTGCCGGTCGTGCTGATCGGCCTGTTCGCCATCCGCGGCGTCTTCAGCTTCTTCGGCCAGTACCTGTTGAACTGGACCATCTCGCGCACGGTGATGGACATCCGGGCCGCCCTGCTGCAGGTGCTGCTGCGCGCCGATGCCCGCGTCTACACCAGCCTGCAGCCGGCCACCGCCGTCACCAAGATCGTCAACGATCCGCAGCATGTGGTGACACTGATCGCCGGTGCGCTGGTCACGATGCTGCGCGACGGCCTGCCCGCGATCGCGCTGATGGGCTATTTGTTCTATCTGAACTGGCAGCTGACGCTGCTGTCGATGGTCACCGTGCCGGGCCTGGCCTTCGTGGTGCGCAAGGTCAATCGACGGGTGCGCCGCATGGGCACCTGGGCTTATGACGCCCAGTTGCGGCTGGTCGGCGTGATCGAGGACGTCACCCGTGCCTGGCGCGTGGTGCGCAGCTTCGACGCGGCAGAGTACGAGAAACAGCGCTTCTCCGACCGCGCCCGGGAAGTCCAGCGCAGCGCCTTGAAGACCGCAGCGGCCAACGCCATGGCGCAGCCGCTGTCGCAGCTGATGGCCAGCATCGGCATCTCGGTGATCGTGAGCCTCGCGCTGTACCAGTCGCGCGTCAATCACACGGGCGTCGGCGAATTCGCCGGCTTCGTCACCGCTTTGTTGCTGATGAGCTCCCGCCTGCGCCATCTCTCCGATGTGATGCAGCCCATCACCAATGCGCTGGTGGTGGCCCGCGGCTGCATGAGCATGCTCGACCTGCCCGCCGAGCCCGACACCGGCACCCGCGAGCTCACCGATGCGCGCGGCGACATCGTCCTGCGCCAGGTCACGCTGCGCTATCCGGGGGCCAACCGCGATGCGCTGTCGACCCTGGACATGCACATCCCCGCCGGCCGCACCACCGCGCTGGTGGGCAGCTCCGGCGCGGGCAAGAGCTCGGTGGTCAATCTGCTGATGGGCTTCGAGCGGCCGGACAGCGGCGAGGTCTTGTTCGACGGCGTCCCGATCGATGAGCTCACCAAGGCCAACCTGCGGCGGCAGTTCGCCGTCGTGTCGCAGGACATCGTGCTGTTCGATGCCTCGGTGGCCGACAACATCGCCTATGCCCAGCCGCGCGACGATGCGAAGCTGGAGCAGGTGCTGCGCGCCGCCGCGCTGTGGGACTTCGTCCAGGCCCTGCCGGAAGGCCTGGACACCTCGGTGGGTGCCAACGGCAGCAAGCTCTCCGGCGGCCAGCGTCAGCGGCTGGCGATTGCGCGGGCGCTCTACAAGGACGCGCCGGTCTGGATCTTCGACGAGGCCACCTCCGCACTGGACACCGAAAGCGAGCGCGCCGTCCAGCAGGCGCTGGAGCATTGGCAGGGTCAGAAAACACTGATCGTCATTGCCCACCGTCTCTCCACCATCCGACGCGCGGATGCGATCCAGGTCATGAGCGACGGCCAGGTGGTTGAGCGCGGCACCCATGACGAGCTGATCGCCCGGGACGGCAGCTATGCCGCCATGGTGAAGGCCCAGCACTGAGGGGCGCCGACCTGACGCGCGGGAATGCGCGGCGGGTCGGCAGGCGCGGCAGCCGCAACAAGTGCTGCCAGCGCAGCCAGCGCAGCGGGCGCGCCATGTTTCAGACCTGACATGAAGTGGCTAAGTCAGCGACACGCAGGATCGCTTCAATGAGACCCGTTGCCCACCGGGTTTCTGGAGTTCCTCATGCAGCCACATCGCCACGACGATCCCTCGCACGACACACACGGCACGCTCGCCGCGCACGGCCACGACCACGACAGGGGCCTGGCCCATGACCTGACCGTGCTGGCGCAACAGCAGCTGCGGCAGCGGCGCCGCGCGCTCGGACTGCTGGCCGGTCTGGCCGGCGCGGGCAGCCTGAGCCTGCTGGGTTGCGGCGGTGGTGGCACCGACGCCGGCACCAGCCTCACCGGCACCTCGGGCAGTTCGGGCACCGGCACGGGCACCACCACCGGCACGGGCACCGTCTCCACCTGCAGCGTCATCCCGGAAGAGACCCAAGGCCCCTACCCCGGCGACGGCTCCAACAGCACCAGCAGCGGCGTGGCCAATGTCCTCGCGCTGTCGGGCATCGTGCGCAGCGACATCCGCAGCAGCATCGGCACGGCCAGCGGCACCGCCGATGGCGTGGCCCTCGCCCTCACCCTGCACCTGGTCAACACCGGCAGCAGCTGCGCCGACCTGTCGGGCTATGCGATCTACCTGTGGCACTGCGACCGCCTGGGCCGCTACTCGATGTACAGCACCGGCGTCACCGCCGAGAACTACCTGCGCGGTGTGCAGGTCACCGGCAGCGACGGCACGGTGACCTTCACCACCCTCTTCCCCGGCTGCTACGCCGGCCGCATGCCCCACATGCACTTCGAGATCTATCGCAGCGCCAGCACCGCCACCTCCTACACCAACAAACTCAAGACCTCGCAGCTGGCCTTTCCCACCGACGTCTGTTCCACCGTCTACGGCTCGGCCAGCGGCTACACCAGCAGCCTGACCAACTTCAACCAGATGAGCTTCGCCACCGACGGCATCTTCAGCGACGGCTACAGCACCCAGTTGGCGACCGTCAGCGGCAACGTCTCTTCGGGCTATACCGCCTCGCTGGTGGTGGGCATCTCGGCGTGACCTCGGAGGATGGCATCGGCGGCCGCAGCCGCCAGGCGCGCCCGGGCAGCGGCAGCCGCGGCAACGGCAACGGCAGCGGCGGCGGCAGCGGCGGCGGCAGCGGCAGCGGCAACGGCGGCGTGGGCATCGGCATCGGCATCGGCATCGGATCGCCTGTCGGCGGCCCCGGCGGCAGTTCCTTCAGCGGTCCGGTCGGCGGTCGGGAGGTCGGCCCCGAAGGCTGGACCGGCGGCCTCATGGGCGGCCCGAGCAGCCCCGTGAGCCGCCCCGCGCGGGCGGTCAACATCGACACCCTGATGGGGCATCCGTCACCGCTCAGCGCGGCGAGCGAGGCCCGTGACGGCACGGCTCGTGTATCGTGCGCCGACGGGACCGCAACACGACCGGGCCCGGTGGTGGAGGAACGGATGACCCGATGCCTGGTGGTCGATGACGACGCGGAGATCCGCACGTCGCTTCAGGATTATTTGCAGAAGTTCGGCGTGACGGTGAGCGCCGCCGCCGACGGGCGCGAGATGCGCCGCATGATGGCCGCGCAGGTGTTTGACGTGGTCGTCCTGGACCTGATGCTGCCCGATGAGAACGGCCTGACCCTGTGCCAGTGGAGCCAGCAGAACCATCCCAGCGTGCCGGTGATCATGCTCACCGCGCACGGCGATCCGATCAGCCGCGTGCTCGGTTTGGAGATGGGCGCGGACGACTACCTGGCCAAGCCGTTCGAACCCCGCGAGCTTGTCGCCCGCATCCATGCGATCCGTCGCCGTGCCAAACGCGGCGAGAGCGAGGCCCAGACCCGACGGGAATTCCGCTTCGAGGGCTGGAGCTTCGACCGGCTGCTGCGTCAGCTCGTCTCGCCGCAGCAGGTGGTGGTGCCGCTGTCCAGCGCTGAATACCGGATGCTGACGGCGCTGGTCGAGCGCCCCGGCCGGGTGCTGAGCCGGGAGCAGCTCATCGAGCTCACCCGTGCGCCCGGCGTGGAGGTGAATGATCGCAGCGTGGACCTGACGATCTCCCGGCTTCGCCAGAAACTGGGCGACTCGCCCAAGGAACCCCGACTGATCCGCACCATGCGCGGCGAGGGCTATCTCTTCGACGCCCAGGTGCAGTCTTGAACCCTTCCGCCACGGTCTGGACGCGGCTGCGTGCCGGACTCAACCGCGCCCTGGGCGACACCCTGGCCCGGCGCATCTTCATCCTGCTGTGGGTGACACTGGTCGTCGCGCAGGCTGCGGCCATCGGCACCATGCATTGGGTGCGGGGCTGGGATCTGGAGATCTCTCGGGTGCCCGTCGCACCCGGACTGCCGCCGATGCCCGGCCTCATGCCGTCCCCGCGCAATGCGCCCGATGACCGCAACGCTCCCCCTCCACCCGCCCTGGAACGCCGGTCTGCGGACGAGCGCGCGGCCGCAGGCGATGGCGCGGCATCGCGAGAGATGCAAGAGGTGAAAGAGGTGCCAAGCGCGACAGGGGCGCAAGGGCCGCAAGGGCCGCAAGGGGCGCAAGGGGCGCAAGGGGCGCAACGTTTCGGCGACCCGGGCCTGGGGGAGCGTGACCGCAGCGCCAGTCGCGGCGTCGAGCGGGATCCCGATCCCGACCGCTTTCGACCCGATCCGCGCGACCGGCCCCTCCCGGGCGGCGGTGCGGAATTCGGCAGCGCCGGCGCGGACGATCGCAATGGTCCGTCGGCCCGCCCCGGTGCCTTCCGTGGCCTGAGCACTCGGGAGCTGCTGCTCGATTACGGGGTGCGACTCCTGGTCACCGGGCTGGCGGCGTGGCTGGCTTCGCGCTGGCTGGCCCGTCCGATGCGCGAGCTGGTGCAGGCCTCGCAGGCGCTGGGCCGCTCGCTGAACCAGCAGGCGCCGCTGCCCCTGCTCAACGAGCAGCGCGGCACGCTGGAGGTGCGCGAGTCGGCGCAGGTCTTCAATGCCATGGCCCGCCAGTTGCGGCGTCAGTTCAATGAGCGCGGGCTGATGGTCGCGGCCATCTCCCACGACCTGCGCACGCCGCTGACCCGGCTGCGCATGCGCCTGGAGACCCTGGACATCCCCGAGCTGCAGCGGGTGCGCTCGGTCGAGGACATCCGCGAGATGAATGCGTTGGTGGACGCGGTGATGGAGCTCTTCCGCGGCGACGGCCCCGGCGCCTCCGAGCCGCTGCAGGACGTGGACCTGGCCGCGCTGGCGATGGCGCTCACCGACGATCGAATCGAACAGGCCCTGCCGGTGCGCTTTCTCTCGGGCGACGATCCGGTGCTGGCCAAAGGTCAGCCGATGGCGCTGCGCCGGGTGCTGGGCAATCTGATCGACAACGCGCTGCGCTACGGCGTCCGGGCGGACATCCAGGTGGGACAGGATGCGCAAGGGCCGTGGGTGCGGGTGATGGATGCCGGACCGGGCATTCCACCGGACAAGCTCGAATCGGTCTTCGAGCCCTTCTACCGGCTGGAGGATTCGCGCAATCGCCACACCGGCGGCGCGGGGCTCGGCCTGTACATCGCGCGTGAGCTCACGCTGCGGCAGCGTGGATCGCTGGTGTTGAACAACCGGCCCGAGGGCGGGTTGGTGGCGGAGTTGAGGCTGACGTCGGAGTGATGCAGGCACACCGGCGTGCCGTCGCCGATGGCCTGCGACGTGGCGTCAGCGGTGCCGCGTCCCACCCGGCGGAACCAACCGACGCGATGGCACCGGCGCTTAATGCGGCGGTTGCGTCGGCGCTCGCCAAGCGAGAGAGGTGGCGAGTCCGACCACACGCTGCCCGAACATCCTCGCGAAGCCTTCCGCGTTCATCACGCCACCAATCGCGGCGGCCCGGGCGGATTGGGCGGCACCTGCAGCGCAAAGCCGCCGGCGCGCTTGCGCATCATCGCCGGATCGATCTGCGGCGCCTGCGCCGGCCAGCCGAAGAAGCGCTGGATGTCGCTGCGGCGTGCCAGGGTATCGGCCATGCCCAGGGTGATCAGCTCGCTGGTGTACTCCGGCTCGAACAGCAGATAGCTGACCAGGGCCGATCCGCTGGCATTGGCGCCCTCGCCTGAAACGCCCACGCTGCGCAGCAGCGCCCGGATCGCCGGCGGCAGCGCGCCCTGGCGTTCAGCGGCCAGCGAGTCCAGCGGCCGGCTGGGGGCAATGACCAGGGCCTCGATCGGCCGCAGCGGGGTGTTGCGCAGCGCTTCGCCCGAGAGCAGCGACAAGGTGTTGTTGATGCGTTGCATCCGCTCGATGTCCACCGCCAGCGCATCCAGGAAGATGTTGGACAGCGCATGGCCCGCAATCTGCGCCAGGCTGGGATGGCCCTGCGGCATCGGGCTGCTGGCGCCCTCCCCGCCCGATTCATGCATGCGACCGGCGCCGATGATCAGCACCTTCTCCGCGCCAAGATGAACGGCCGGAGAGATCGGCGCGGTCTGCCGCATCGAGCCGTCGCCGAACCATTCCACCGTGCCGTTCAGCGACAACGGCTCGGACGGAAAGATGAACGGAATCGCCGACGACGCGACCAGGTGCTCCACGCTCAAGCGCGGCGTCTGCACCGCCAGTCGCTGGGTGCGCACCCAGGGGTCGTAGGCCTGATGCGATTGGTAGAAGGTGACGTGATGGCCCGAGGTGTAGCTGGAGCCGGTCACCGCCAGGGCATCGAGATGACCCTGGGCCAGCATGTCGTCCAGCCGGTCCATCTGGATCCATTGGGACAGCAGGCCACGCAGCGGCGCGTTGTCCAGCAGGCTGCGCGGACGCGTGCGACGCCAGCGGGCCACCGCCCAGCCCAGGCTCATCATCGTCAGCCAACGTGCGCCGGTGCGGATCACGCCGAAGGCATCGGCGGTGTAGACCTGGTCCACATGGATGTTCTGCCAGATGTACATCAGCCCGTCGACCGCCGAGCAGAAGTCGTCCGCCTGGCAGGCCAGCGTGGCGGCATTGATCGCGCCGGCGGACGTGCCGGAGATCACCTTGAACGGGTTGTCCCCGGTGGCGCAGGCATCACGGCGCAATTGCGCGATCGCCGCCAGCACGCCCACCTGGTAGGCCGCGCGGGCGCCGCCTCCGGTGAGGATCAGGCCGGTCTTGGGCTGCGCATCCATGG
The Roseateles amylovorans genome window above contains:
- the glf gene encoding UDP-galactopyranose mutase — its product is MKTDYLIVGAGFSGSVCARVLADAGKTVHLIDKRPHIGGNAFDQRDAQGVLIHPYGPHIFHTNAKKVFEFLSRFTTWRFYEHRVLAQVGEQLLPIPINRTTINQLYGLSLTEDEVQGYLETVREPRDPLRTSEDVVLNSVGPDLCDKFFRGYTRKQWGLDLSQLSAGVAARIPTRSNDDDRYFGDSFQFMPADGYTRMFERLLDHPAITVRTGVDFTEVRPQFEGSHLIYTGPIDAYFDHCYGPLPYRSLRFDHQHLPDTAQFQPVGTVNYPNDHDYTRITEFKHLTGETHTGTSIVREYPQAEGDPYYPVPRPENEALYKRYAELAETATGVTFVGRLAQYRYYNMDQIVAAALKTAQDLLDAHAA
- the msbA gene encoding lipid A export permease/ATP-binding protein MsbA, encoding MTASDPRRAEPEPLGPTARRLWPFLKPHQWGLALTFLAYLMVALTEPLIPQILAYALGEGFSPKSGGGSSSGLPSVNLDIQYSFPIWMVPVVLIGLFAIRGVFSFFGQYLLNWTISRTVMDIRAALLQVLLRADARVYTSLQPATAVTKIVNDPQHVVTLIAGALVTMLRDGLPAIALMGYLFYLNWQLTLLSMVTVPGLAFVVRKVNRRVRRMGTWAYDAQLRLVGVIEDVTRAWRVVRSFDAAEYEKQRFSDRAREVQRSALKTAAANAMAQPLSQLMASIGISVIVSLALYQSRVNHTGVGEFAGFVTALLLMSSRLRHLSDVMQPITNALVVARGCMSMLDLPAEPDTGTRELTDARGDIVLRQVTLRYPGANRDALSTLDMHIPAGRTTALVGSSGAGKSSVVNLLMGFERPDSGEVLFDGVPIDELTKANLRRQFAVVSQDIVLFDASVADNIAYAQPRDDAKLEQVLRAAALWDFVQALPEGLDTSVGANGSKLSGGQRQRLAIARALYKDAPVWIFDEATSALDTESERAVQQALEHWQGQKTLIVIAHRLSTIRRADAIQVMSDGQVVERGTHDELIARDGSYAAMVKAQH
- a CDS encoding intradiol ring-cleavage dioxygenase — encoded protein: MQPHRHDDPSHDTHGTLAAHGHDHDRGLAHDLTVLAQQQLRQRRRALGLLAGLAGAGSLSLLGCGGGGTDAGTSLTGTSGSSGTGTGTTTGTGTVSTCSVIPEETQGPYPGDGSNSTSSGVANVLALSGIVRSDIRSSIGTASGTADGVALALTLHLVNTGSSCADLSGYAIYLWHCDRLGRYSMYSTGVTAENYLRGVQVTGSDGTVTFTTLFPGCYAGRMPHMHFEIYRSASTATSYTNKLKTSQLAFPTDVCSTVYGSASGYTSSLTNFNQMSFATDGIFSDGYSTQLATVSGNVSSGYTASLVVGISA
- a CDS encoding response regulator transcription factor, with the translated sequence MTSEDGIGGRSRQARPGSGSRGNGNGSGGGSGGGSGSGNGGVGIGIGIGIGSPVGGPGGSSFSGPVGGREVGPEGWTGGLMGGPSSPVSRPARAVNIDTLMGHPSPLSAASEARDGTARVSCADGTATRPGPVVEERMTRCLVVDDDAEIRTSLQDYLQKFGVTVSAAADGREMRRMMAAQVFDVVVLDLMLPDENGLTLCQWSQQNHPSVPVIMLTAHGDPISRVLGLEMGADDYLAKPFEPRELVARIHAIRRRAKRGESEAQTRREFRFEGWSFDRLLRQLVSPQQVVVPLSSAEYRMLTALVERPGRVLSREQLIELTRAPGVEVNDRSVDLTISRLRQKLGDSPKEPRLIRTMRGEGYLFDAQVQS
- a CDS encoding ATP-binding protein; the protein is MNPSATVWTRLRAGLNRALGDTLARRIFILLWVTLVVAQAAAIGTMHWVRGWDLEISRVPVAPGLPPMPGLMPSPRNAPDDRNAPPPPALERRSADERAAAGDGAASREMQEVKEVPSATGAQGPQGPQGAQGAQGAQRFGDPGLGERDRSASRGVERDPDPDRFRPDPRDRPLPGGGAEFGSAGADDRNGPSARPGAFRGLSTRELLLDYGVRLLVTGLAAWLASRWLARPMRELVQASQALGRSLNQQAPLPLLNEQRGTLEVRESAQVFNAMARQLRRQFNERGLMVAAISHDLRTPLTRLRMRLETLDIPELQRVRSVEDIREMNALVDAVMELFRGDGPGASEPLQDVDLAALAMALTDDRIEQALPVRFLSGDDPVLAKGQPMALRRVLGNLIDNALRYGVRADIQVGQDAQGPWVRVMDAGPGIPPDKLESVFEPFYRLEDSRNRHTGGAGLGLYIARELTLRQRGSLVLNNRPEGGLVAELRLTSE
- a CDS encoding patatin-like phospholipase family protein, giving the protein MDAQPKTGLILTGGGARAAYQVGVLAAIAQLRRDACATGDNPFKVISGTSAGAINAATLACQADDFCSAVDGLMYIWQNIHVDQVYTADAFGVIRTGARWLTMMSLGWAVARWRRTRPRSLLDNAPLRGLLSQWIQMDRLDDMLAQGHLDALAVTGSSYTSGHHVTFYQSHQAYDPWVRTQRLAVQTPRLSVEHLVASSAIPFIFPSEPLSLNGTVEWFGDGSMRQTAPISPAVHLGAEKVLIIGAGRMHESGGEGASSPMPQGHPSLAQIAGHALSNIFLDALAVDIERMQRINNTLSLLSGEALRNTPLRPIEALVIAPSRPLDSLAAERQGALPPAIRALLRSVGVSGEGANASGSALVSYLLFEPEYTSELITLGMADTLARRSDIQRFFGWPAQAPQIDPAMMRKRAGGFALQVPPNPPGPPRLVA